A genomic window from Candidatus Pelagisphaera phototrophica includes:
- a CDS encoding DUF7133 domain-containing protein, with translation MKPDLIRLSSSWALCVGVFSWLAAGAENQAFPPHTFTLPDGYELELAAAPGLVERPMHMYFDDEGALYVTDSSGDSRPAPLQLAEPSHRILRLVDKDGDGVFASLRRGHKERYYILENTKLIPITV, from the coding sequence ATGAAGCCCGACCTCATTCGCTTATCCTCTAGTTGGGCTCTGTGCGTGGGCGTATTTTCTTGGCTCGCCGCAGGTGCTGAAAACCAGGCTTTTCCGCCGCATACCTTCACCTTGCCAGATGGCTACGAGCTGGAGCTTGCCGCGGCTCCCGGGCTCGTCGAGCGGCCGATGCATATGTATTTCGATGACGAGGGGGCCCTTTACGTCACGGATAGTTCCGGGGACAGTCGGCCTGCGCCGCTTCAGCTCGCGGAACCGAGCCATCGTATTCTGCGTCTCGTCGATAAGGACGGCGATGGCGTCTTCGCTTCTCTGCGTCGTGGGCACAAAGAACGTTATTATATTTTAGAGAATACAAAGTTAATTCCGATCACAGTATGA
- a CDS encoding PQQ-like beta-propeller repeat protein, producing the protein MNYLKIIVALGLFASLPLSTFADWPAWRGPNGNGIGFAEDLPVEWTVDSNVSWKVKLPAWSGASPIVVGDKVFVVSPSEQEAAPSAEPAPAGRGRRPAPPPGMGPGGQEIVLFCLSKRDGSIQWQSKLDEGNKIEFKQNMSSPSPVSDGETIWVVTGNGVVSAVDMKGKLLWKYDIQESHWKLGLLAGYASSPALYEDKLIIQVLHGMRTDDPSYLLALDKKTGKERWYVERETDAVHESPDAYTTPALSKTKDGIQLIITGGDYVTGHDPDTGREIWRAGGLNPQKARNYRIVPSPVAYDGMIYAPTRKKPLLALRAGGKGDVTESHLVWKYEKPAGSPDVPTPICDGKYFYMVEDFGQVTCLDAKTGDVIWGPETTGLGRVSSSPVLADEKIYITAEDSEIAVVQAGPEFKLLGKSELDGSFTLSTPAVSGNQLFIRTGEYLYSISKR; encoded by the coding sequence ATGAATTACCTCAAAATCATAGTCGCCCTCGGTTTATTCGCGAGCTTGCCCCTTTCCACGTTCGCTGATTGGCCCGCGTGGCGTGGCCCTAACGGAAATGGGATTGGTTTCGCTGAAGATTTGCCGGTCGAATGGACCGTTGATTCCAACGTTTCCTGGAAGGTGAAGCTGCCCGCTTGGAGCGGGGCTTCTCCGATCGTCGTCGGGGATAAGGTATTTGTAGTCTCGCCATCTGAGCAGGAAGCGGCGCCTTCAGCGGAACCCGCTCCGGCTGGAAGAGGGCGACGCCCCGCTCCGCCTCCGGGAATGGGGCCGGGCGGCCAGGAGATTGTCTTGTTCTGCCTTTCCAAGAGGGACGGCTCTATTCAGTGGCAAAGCAAATTGGACGAGGGCAACAAGATCGAGTTCAAGCAGAATATGAGTTCGCCATCGCCTGTATCGGATGGAGAAACCATTTGGGTCGTGACGGGAAATGGGGTCGTTTCAGCTGTGGATATGAAGGGCAAATTGCTTTGGAAGTACGACATTCAGGAATCGCATTGGAAGTTGGGATTGCTGGCAGGGTATGCGTCGTCGCCGGCCCTGTACGAGGATAAGCTCATCATCCAGGTATTGCACGGCATGCGAACGGACGATCCGTCCTACCTTCTGGCCTTGGATAAGAAGACCGGGAAGGAGCGTTGGTACGTAGAGCGTGAAACCGACGCGGTCCACGAATCGCCGGACGCCTACACGACGCCCGCGCTTTCCAAGACCAAGGACGGTATCCAATTAATTATAACGGGTGGAGACTATGTGACCGGTCACGATCCCGATACGGGTAGAGAGATTTGGAGAGCTGGGGGCCTCAACCCCCAAAAAGCGCGCAACTACCGTATTGTCCCTTCACCGGTAGCTTATGATGGCATGATTTACGCGCCCACTCGGAAAAAACCTCTACTGGCCTTGCGGGCAGGCGGAAAGGGCGATGTCACAGAAAGCCATCTGGTTTGGAAATACGAAAAGCCGGCCGGTAGTCCGGATGTGCCTACACCCATCTGCGATGGGAAATACTTTTATATGGTCGAGGACTTCGGACAAGTGACTTGTCTTGATGCCAAAACGGGTGATGTCATTTGGGGACCTGAGACCACGGGTTTAGGACGCGTCAGTTCATCCCCGGTGCTGGCGGATGAAAAAATCTATATTACGGCTGAAGATTCGGAAATTGCGGTAGTGCAAGCAGGACCTGAGTTTAAACTGTTGGGAAAGAGCGAACTCGATGGAAGTTTTACTTTGTCTACGCCCGCAGTTTCCGGAAACCAGCTCTTCATCAGAACCGGTGAATATTTGTACAGTATCTCCAAGAGGTAA
- a CDS encoding TonB-dependent receptor domain-containing protein, with the protein MISPELIFYRHLFRLSGLVLVAAVSTIPLSGKGNDDEERSDAIVSEKDAVDLVDDSSVREALSRRPDLSFVNITIDGEDSRRSLDSISADSVTSVEVMKAVTPDQDADSRGGSISLKTRPAYEQKSISTKIGLESKYGSMDGHWGREAELSIGGPINKKRTLGGRLSFRIDNDHDDVQYSLKDWFRRRVDGESQIVLKEMRLYDLNEWIDEKEASAALDMKVSESLRFFWRGSYQNLEDLENRPHFKYRFNQGVYTSIDSEGGNVEGAEIERGYHAYGSDLELLETSLGGEWTQGNWEGDFKYTYQDENVTPFGHSNFDFVMSDVDLRYDLEKSRFPRVEIENERVFEDLERYEFEDVSLRQRSMNESDAIISANLKRMNILGNENLSIRLGGKSRERDSSVDYDSKYYDTYSGPDVFTLESVRSQDAGVVFLDGRYTLDTVIDGQKVNAFLRENIDSFRYDERRSRERSDPSTYQVDERVDAMYGMLDFEVGKWRGILGLRQEETSISFRSNEVRLGPDTLDKDSDGNFEETVYLGTTPTEGATQYDDLFSNAHFRYKWNERTTFIASYTNTIDRPQYAEVVPYRHVRLEDREVEEGNPELSPTLYENFDVSMDVRVGDSGLVSVELFDRSIEDYIFIRESFVVGGVYDGFELQRQENGSDGSARGVSLTWTQPISIAILPDGLSVNVNYEALDTEIDYPSRPGESLPLTRSPDSDLKVALKYENKKLFAQLKWDHETESIYRVANSPEKDRYVGPNGGFDASLSYKLQPKTRLYMEWRNITNEPVFDYYEGDPSRSRYYRIRPWTLNTGVKFEL; encoded by the coding sequence TTGATTTCTCCTGAACTCATTTTCTATCGTCACCTATTTCGATTAAGCGGATTGGTACTGGTCGCGGCTGTATCAACGATTCCCTTGAGTGGAAAGGGGAATGATGACGAGGAACGCAGTGATGCAATTGTGAGTGAGAAAGACGCGGTGGACCTGGTCGATGATTCGAGCGTTCGGGAGGCACTCAGTCGACGTCCGGATTTGTCTTTCGTCAATATTACCATTGATGGGGAAGATTCGCGTCGTTCGCTGGATAGCATATCGGCTGACTCGGTGACGTCAGTCGAGGTGATGAAGGCTGTGACACCAGACCAGGATGCCGACTCGCGTGGTGGTTCGATCAGTCTAAAGACACGTCCAGCGTACGAGCAAAAATCGATTTCGACAAAGATTGGCCTTGAGAGCAAATACGGCTCAATGGACGGACATTGGGGTCGCGAAGCGGAATTGTCTATCGGGGGGCCTATCAACAAAAAAAGAACCTTGGGAGGGCGTTTGTCGTTTCGGATCGATAATGATCACGATGATGTACAGTACAGTCTCAAGGACTGGTTTCGACGCAGAGTGGATGGCGAATCTCAAATTGTTTTAAAGGAGATGCGGCTTTACGATCTCAATGAGTGGATCGATGAAAAGGAAGCGAGCGCGGCACTGGACATGAAGGTGAGTGAGTCGTTGCGCTTTTTTTGGCGGGGAAGCTATCAAAATCTGGAAGACCTTGAAAATCGGCCGCATTTCAAGTACCGGTTTAACCAGGGAGTTTATACGTCAATTGACAGCGAGGGGGGCAATGTCGAGGGTGCTGAGATCGAACGCGGGTATCACGCCTACGGTTCTGATCTCGAATTACTCGAAACTTCGCTTGGAGGCGAGTGGACACAGGGCAACTGGGAAGGGGATTTCAAATACACCTACCAAGACGAAAACGTAACCCCGTTTGGGCACTCGAATTTCGATTTCGTGATGTCGGATGTGGACCTTCGATACGACTTGGAGAAATCCCGGTTCCCCCGGGTTGAGATTGAAAACGAACGGGTGTTTGAGGATCTCGAGCGTTACGAATTCGAAGACGTTTCCCTTCGACAGCGGTCGATGAACGAGTCAGATGCGATTATCTCGGCAAATTTGAAGAGAATGAACATTCTCGGGAATGAGAACCTGAGTATCCGTTTGGGGGGGAAGAGTCGGGAGCGGGATAGCTCAGTTGATTATGATTCCAAATACTACGATACGTATTCCGGTCCCGACGTGTTCACACTCGAAAGCGTCCGATCCCAGGATGCTGGAGTTGTGTTTCTAGATGGGCGTTACACATTGGATACCGTTATCGATGGGCAGAAAGTTAATGCGTTCTTGCGGGAGAATATCGACTCTTTCCGATACGATGAGCGCCGTTCGCGCGAGCGTTCCGATCCAAGCACTTATCAAGTGGACGAGCGGGTAGACGCGATGTACGGCATGTTGGATTTCGAAGTGGGTAAATGGCGGGGCATTCTCGGCTTGCGCCAAGAGGAGACCTCGATTTCATTCCGCAGCAACGAAGTGCGTTTGGGTCCGGATACTTTAGACAAAGACTCGGATGGGAATTTTGAGGAAACGGTTTACTTAGGTACGACACCGACGGAAGGGGCGACTCAGTATGACGATCTGTTTTCGAATGCGCATTTTCGATACAAGTGGAATGAGCGAACGACCTTTATAGCTTCCTATACGAACACGATTGATCGTCCTCAGTACGCGGAGGTCGTTCCCTACCGCCATGTGCGGCTAGAAGACCGGGAGGTCGAGGAAGGCAACCCGGAATTGAGTCCTACGCTCTACGAGAATTTCGACGTTTCGATGGATGTTAGAGTGGGCGACTCAGGACTGGTTTCCGTGGAGCTTTTCGATCGGTCGATCGAAGACTATATTTTCATTCGAGAATCGTTCGTTGTGGGTGGAGTGTACGACGGATTTGAGTTGCAGCGGCAGGAAAATGGTTCGGACGGCAGTGCTCGAGGGGTGTCTCTTACCTGGACTCAACCGATTTCGATAGCAATTCTCCCCGATGGGTTGTCGGTGAATGTCAACTACGAGGCTCTTGACACGGAAATCGATTACCCTTCCCGTCCTGGAGAATCGCTGCCGCTAACGCGTAGTCCTGATTCGGATTTGAAGGTTGCGTTGAAATATGAAAATAAAAAGCTCTTCGCCCAATTGAAATGGGACCATGAAACAGAGAGTATCTATCGAGTCGCAAACAGCCCCGAGAAAGACCGCTATGTCGGCCCCAACGGGGGCTTCGATGCATCGTTGAGCTACAAATTGCAGCCGAAAACGCGACTTTACATGGAGTGGCGAAATATAACCAACGAACCGGTGTTTGATTACTACGAAGGAGACCCATCTCGTTCCCGCTACTACCGTATTAGACCATGGACGCTTAACACGGGCGTTAAGTTCGAACTTTAA